The DNA segment ACTGGCATGGACGACCGTCAGATTACGGGGATGACCGGATTGCAGGAATCGCTCTTCAATAGCGATGCCCATCTCCTCGGCCCAACAGGATAGCCCGAAGCCGCTTGCGGCAATCGTTGCTCCATCCGGGATAAGTGCTGCTGCTTCACTCGCTGAAATGATTTTGGACATGAGTGCTCACTCCTTGAATAAAAATTGGGTTGGAAATTCAGTTATACGTGCTATTAACAATACCGACATCACTGGGTAAGTTGTTTCTGTTTTATTTCGTGTAATATATCCACGTTCACTCCGGAATGTAATTGTGAATACTTTCACTTGAATCATAGTGCGTGTTTTTTTTTACGTCAACAGGTCCCAAACCGCCTGATGTAGAGGGGAGAAAGTGTTGCAAATTTGCGAATTTGGTAGATTATCAAAAGATAGAAGAATGGAAAAACAATGGGGGTGATCGGCACTACAATTTGTTAGAACAAAACAACAATACACATTTGGAGAAAAATAACGAGGGAGGTGACACATTGTCTCTATTAAGGTGAAGCATGGAGACTTAAGGCTCGAAACTTTAGTAATCGTCAATAGATTTGCCAAAAAGCTACACTTTTTTCCCAGAGAACGGATATCGAACGCAGGAGTAAAGGTTTAGCCATTAAGGGGGAGTGAACAATTAAGTTTCGCCCTTGCATTCATTAGCCTTTTATACAAAATTTGTGCCATGTCAGTAAGGGAAGGAGTGCACATGGATGATTTATGTAGCTCGAAAATAATTATAAAAATTTTTTCGGACTTTTAGGGAGGGGGATTTTTGCAATTTTGCTACACTAGGCAAGGCACTACGCAAATGCCTGTCGTTTATATTCTTGAGGAAATGGCACGGGAAGTATATAAACGATCTTAGAGTGAACAGTGGTTTTCTAGAATTTAAGTGTTGACTTATTTTTATTAAAGTGATATTATCTTAGAAGTGACCCGAAAACGGATCGCTAGCAATGTTACATTTTACGGGACGTAGCTCAGCTTGGTAGAGCACCTGGTTTGGGACCAGGGGGTCGCATGTTCAAATCGTGTCGTCCCGATAGGAATAAAGAAGGCAGTCATCATTAGATGGTTGCTTTTTTTGTTTGCATATATTGCAGCTTGTCTATTTTTGCATATTTCATCTATTCCCCGGTCACAATAACAGTAAATATTGACTGATAGAAGGGGATACCTGTGAATATCTTCCGTATCAAAAAGCAATTGAGACGTCGATGGAGAAGATGGAGACGCGCCATTTGGACCGCAGGAGGCAGCGGGTTGGTTGCGTTGATGGCTTGGCTGGGCTTGCTCTTGTCCAACCAAATGGAACAGTTGATGACGAAGGATGCCATCGCACTTGAAACGCTGGGTATCATAGAAGAAGCAGCCATAGGAGCTGGGAAGGAAGCCGATTCCGAAGCAGCATGGATCAAACAATTGGAACGAAGCGAGCAACCGCGGGTCGTGCGCCTAAACAAAATATATGCATGTGGAGAAGAGAGCTCTATTCTTGGAACGATGTCTCCAGACGAAGTGATCAGACTGTCGCGGGACAATCCAGAGTGGCGCGGGATGATCGGCGCAGAAGGAGATGTACAGTTCGAGCAGCGTATCCATGAATTGTCGGAGGTTTGCAAAAATAACGGTTATATAGGGATCGATCAACAGGGAAATCTCAGCTTGTTCGACGGCCCTCCTGAAAAAGAAAAAGTACTAAAGACATTTTTTCAGCTGGATGTAGAGACAATGGAAAGCTCATTGCCCCCGGATGTCCTGCTCCACTTGCACCAGGGAATCCGCATACAAGATGTGGATGAATATAACAGCGTGCTGTCGACTTTTGGTGAATACGCTGTTTTGCCTGCAAGAAAAGTCATGCAACAAAAAGAAGATTAAAGCGTATATATAGTCACGGCAAGAGACGTTCATACAACGTCTCTTGTTTTTTTTGCCAAAAACAAGTTCTACAAAGATTTTCCTCAACAGGATCAAATCTTTTGCTATAATAAGTGAATACATATGTTCGGTTATCCGGACATAGGCTTCAGTTCCATGATGGAGCTCCTTTATTGAAGGGAAAGAAGAAGCCGCAACAAACATGGGGAGAGATTAAGCTTGCGAATTTTAGGGATTGACCCCGGCATCGCCATCGTCGGTTTCGGCTTTATTGATAAACAAGGCAGTAAATGTGTACCTGTGCAATACGGCTGCATTCAGACGGAAGCACATACTCCTGAAGAAGAAAGGCTTCTTCATGTTTATGAAGGCATAGTTCAGCTCATCGATAAATACAAGCCGGATGCGGTAGCGTTGGAGAAATTATTCTTCAACCGAAACGTAACTACCGCGATGTCGGTCAGTCAGGCGAGGGGCGTGCTTGTACTGGCGGCGGCGCAGCGGAACCTGCCGATATCGGAATATACGCCCATGCAAATCAAACAAGCGATGGTAGGATACGGCAAAGCGGAGAAGAAACAGGTGCAGGAAATGACGAGAATGTTCTTGAAGCTGCAGGCGATTCCGAAACCGGACGATGTGGCGGATGCGCTGGCCGTGGCCATTTGTCATGCCCATTCATATACACTAAATACGAAGTTAAACGAGGTACTGAGGTCATGATTGATTTTGTAAGGGGCCAGGTGGCTCATTTGGAAAATGACTATGTTGTGTTGGACGTTCAGGGAATAGGATATCGCATTTACTGCCCGAACCCATATGCTTTTGGCACCAAAAGTGAAGAGACGACAACGGTATACACCCATCATCACGTACGGGACGATGCCATATTATTGTATGGCTTTCCGACAAGAGAGGAGCAAAGGCTGTTTCGCAAGCTGATAGAAGTATCGGGAATTGGGCCGCGCGTTGCGCTCGGCATTCTAAGCGGCGGCCATCCAGATCACGTTGTTGCAGCAGTTCAGCAGGAGAACATAGCGTTTTTGACCAAGCTGCCGGGAATCGGCAAGAAGACCGCCCAGCGCATGATCCTGGATTTGAAGGATAAGCTGGATGGTTTGGGAGGGCCTTCGCTATTCGATGAACTGCCAGCGGATGTGGAGGAAATGGATGGACTGAATCCGAGCTGGCCTGAAGCAAGAGAAGGCCTGAAAGCGCTGGGTTACACCGATGTAGAGCTTGATCGTGTTTGGCAGCAATTGAAGGATTCGGTTAAACCGACTGAAGAGGTAGATTCGGTCATGAAAAAAGCGCTCAAGCTGCTGTACGCAGGCTGATCTTGGGTTAAAGGGGAAGGAGCGGGAAGGCGATGATGGAAGACCGGATCATATCCGCGAATTTAATGATGGAAGAGCAGGCGGTGGAGCTTAGTCTTCGTCCCCGTTATTTAGCGGAATATATTGGACAGAACCAGATCAAAGAGAATTTGAAAATATACATTGAAGCGGCAAAGATGCGCAATGAAGCACTAGATCATGTGCTGCTATACGGACCGCCAGGCCTTGGTAAAACGACGTTGGCCAATATTATCGCCAATGAACTTGGCGTCAATTTGCGTACGACTTCAGGTCCGGCGATTGAACGGCCTGGAGATTTGGCTGCGCTGCTAACGAACTTGCAGGAAGGGGACGTCCTCTTTATTGATGAAATCCACAGGCTGCATCGGACGGTTGAAGAGGTTCTCTATCCTGCGATGGAGGATTTCGCATTGGATATTATGATCGGCAAGGGCCCCAGTGCGAGATCGGTTCGGCTGGATTTGCCGCCGTTTACGTTGATCGGTGCGACGACAAGAGCCGGGCTGTTGTCGGCTCCGCTGCGGGACCGTTTTGGAGTAGTAAGTCGTCTGGAATTTTATACGGTGGAGGAGCTTAGTTATATCGTAAGTCGCGGTGCTGATATTTTCGGCATCGATATTATTGGCGACGCAGCGGATGAAATCGCATTGCGCTCCAGAGGAACGCCGAGGATTGCCAACAGGCTCCTCAAACGGGTGCGGGATTTCGCCCAGGTTCGTGGAGACGGACATATTACGTCCGACATAGCCAAGGACGCTCTGCAGATGCTGCAGGTCGATCCTATGGGCCTGGATTTGATCGATCATAAGATGCTTCGGGCCATGATTACGAACTTTCGAGGCGGCCCTGTCGGACTGGATACGATCGCAGCTACGATCGGGGAAGAGAGCCAGACGATTGAGGATGTGTACGAGCCGTATTTGCTCCAAATTGGATATCTGCAGCGCACTCCGCGAGGCAGGGTGGTGACCCCTGCTGCCTATCAGCATTTAGGTTTGCCGATACCGGCAGATTCCTGATGGGATTAGTTGAAGAATGGAGTATTATACTCTGACGAGGAGGATTATAGAGCGTGAATAGACCACGACCGAAAAGAGGGCTAAAAAGCAGGACATCTAGGTGGGCAGCGGCCTTATTGGCTGTAACATTGCTGGGCGGAGTGCTTCAGCTTCCGATAAGCGCTGATGAAATGCCGGACATGCGTGTCCGGGTAGCCATGTTCCTGGATTTAGGGAGCACGTATAGATCGATTGTACCTGCAGTGACAATGACAGCGGAGTCAGCTTGGCAGGCAGGCCCACAGCGAGGGGAGGGTATGGAGAGCTGGCTGGATTTCAGCCCAGGCCAGACGGTTCGCTTTAGCGTAGACGGGATAAAAGTTAAAGCGCTGGAGAGCGCAGATTGGCAATTGGTCTCAGCTGCCGTCAAGAAGTTGCAAGGAGGGACGGATAGGCCGATCGCGGTTGTATCTGAGCAAGCTGGAGGCACGGTATACGAAGTGTATACCGGCCCTTATGCCAGCGCAGATGAGGCTTCGGCTGCGGTAACCCGCGTCGCGCAAGCGCTTGCTGGACAGCTGGGCAACCAGCAGCCATCCATCCACGGCAGCTTCTATTATTCCGCAGGCGTATTTGGCAGCAAGGCGGAGGCTCAAGCCTACAGTCAAACGTTAAAGCTGCCGGGCATAGAGGTAAAAGTAGCCGTTGTAGGCGCAAATCAATATGCGGTATGGGTAGGCGGTGCTGTAAGCGAAGCGGCCTTAGCAGCACTTAAAGCGCAAATTGTGCAGCTTCAGCCCCAATTGAATCTCTCAGCAATCGATGCGGAGGCCCCTGCCCTTATTGCTTATCGCGATGTTACTGGGGATATGAATTCGCCGATCGCGGTCGAGCATTATGCGGTTAGCGGCACAAATACGAAGCTGCTTGTACGAGATAGCGAGGATTCCGTCATTCAGGTGATGGAGAGATCAGGGCGCAAATACAGAGGCAACTTCGAAATCAGCTCCGTTAACGGTCAGCTGGCTCTCGTGAACGATGTACCCTTGGAGCAATACCTATATTCAGTAGTTGCTGCAGAGGTGCCAAGCTCTTGGCCACAGGAATCGCTCAAAGCGCAGGCTGTCGCAGCCCGGAGCTACGCGCTCTATCATGCAGCCGGAAATAAGTTTAAGGTTGCTGGCCTCGTGGACACAACCTTAAGCCAGGTATATAACGGGGTGGATAAAGAAGTCGACAGCATCATACAGGCCGTGGATAGCACGGCTGGGGAAGTTATAAAAGCGAATGATCGAATTGTAGAAGCCATTTTCTCCTCTAATAGCGGCGGTATGACGGCGGATTCAACGGAAGTATGGAGCAATCCGAATTCGACATTCAGCAGCATGATCAGCAATGAAGACAAGGCTGCGCAAGCCGGGTTGAAATCATGGTATCATGTGCTGCTTCCGACGGGAAAGGCTGGGTACGTCAGGGAAGATAACGTGAAGCTTACGGAAGGGACGACAGCAGCGGGATTGCCTAAAATGACGGTTACGGCTAACGCTACAAATGTACGTCCAATTCCGATGATTCAGGCAGATGTGAGTCCAGTTGCCCAAATGAATCCTGGTGACCAGGCAGTTGTTCTTGGCCTCGTGGATGAATCCAGCTCATATTCATGGATTCGCGGCCCGTACAGCTCGGAAGAGCTGCTGAAATCGCTGAAAGGCAAGACAGCAACGGATGCCCCCTCACCAATCCTCAATTTGGAGATCACGCAGCGAGGGCCGTCTGGACGGGCTACACAGATCAAGGCCAACGGGCAGATCCTTGATGTACGCTATCCGGATCTATTCCGTTCTGCTTTTGGCGGCCTGCCTAGTACGTTATTTGATATTGCAGCTACAGGTAGATATACTGTACAGAGCGCTAGCGGAGCGACGTCCTCGGGAACGGCAGCCTCTGGCACTCCAGTGTTATCTTCAACTGGCGTATCGAACTGGAATGGAGGCAGTTTAGTCGTTATGGGAGCGGACGGAGCCGCTCGGGTGATTGATCAGAGCAATCGTTTTTTGTTTGTTGGGCGTGGTAATGGCCATGGCCTGGGCTTATCCCAGTGGGGGGCCAAGGGAATGGCTGATGCAGGGTATGATTATGAGGCCATTTTGCAACACTACTACCAGAATGTCATTATCGTTAAGGAATGATTGTACTATATGAATGTTGACTTATATGATTTCGATTTGCCAGAAGAGCTTATTGCTCAGACTCCGCTTGCGGACCGAACTGCTTCCCGGCTGTTGACTTTGAATAAATCGACCGGAGAGGTTCAACACCATATGTTTCCGGCGATATTGGATTACTTGCAGCCCGGAGATACCCTTGTACTTAACGATACGCGCGTCATTCCCGCCAGATTATTTGGCGTAAAACAGGACACGGGAGCTAAAGCCGAGGTGCTGCTGCTCAAGGACTTAGGCGCGAACCGATGGGAAGCGTTAGTCAAGCCTGGCAAGAAGCTGAAAACCGGCGCCGTCATTACTTTCGGAGACGAACTGACGGCAACGATCGAGAGTGAGGGGGATATGGGAGAGCGCGTGCTTTCCTTTTCCTACGAGGGAATATTTAACGAAATCCTGGACCGGCTTGGACAGATGCCGCTTCCTCCGTATATCAAGGAGAAACTGGATGATCGAGAACGTTACCAGACCGTGTACTCCAAGCATGAGGGTTCAGCAGCTGCACCTACGGCAGGTCTGCATTTTACGAAGGAGCTATTGGAGCAGGTTCGTTCTAAAGGAGTAGACATCGCTTTTGTTACGCTGCATGTGGGGCTGGGAACCTTTCGCCCGATGTCCGTGGAGAAGGTAGAGGAGCATGTTATGCATGAGGAGTATTATATTCTCTCCGAGGAGACGGCGAAGCTGCTGAACGAAACAAGACAGCGCGGTGGCCGGATCATTGCGGTAGGAACGACATCCTCTCGCACATTGGAGACGGTAGCTGGAAAATGCGGCGACTCCCCGATTACGGCGATGAGCGGGTGGACAGACATTTTTATTTACCCGGGTTATACCTTTAAGTTGGTCGATGCGCTGCTTACCAATTTTCATTTGCCGAAGTCTACGCTAGTCATGCTTGTTAGCGCACTTGCCGGACGGGAACAGCTTTTGAACGCATACCGTGAAGCCGTGGAGCAGAAATACCGCTTTTTCAGCTTCGGGGATGCGATGTTTATATATTAAGGTTAAAGAGGATGGTTGATGAAAGTGGCAGCAGCAGTAACCTATGAACACATTAAGACGTGCAAGCAGTCGGGCGCTAGACTCGGACGCGTGCATACGCCTCACGGCGTAATCGAGACGCCGATTTTTATGCCGGTAGGCACGCAAGCTACGGTTAAGACGATGAGTCCGGAAGAATTAAAGGAAATGAATGCGCAAATTATCTTGAGTAATACGTATCATTTATTTCTGCGACCTGGGCATGAAATCATCCGTGAAGCAGGTGGACTGCATAAATTCATGAACTGGGATCGCCCGATCTTGACGGATAGCGGCGGTTTTCAGGTGTTTTCATTAAGTGAGATGCGAAAGATTACAGAGGAAGGTGTACATTTCCGCTCGCATTTAAATGGAGACAAGCTGTTTTTGTCCCCGGAAGTAGCTATGGAAATTCAGAATGCATTAGGGCCGGATATTATGATGGCTTTTGACGAATGCGCGCCTTACCCGGCTGAATACGATTATGTAAAAAAGTCTCTTGAACGCACGAGCCGCTGGGCCGAAAGATGCTTGAAAAGCCATGCTCGTCCACAGGATCAAGGCTTGTTCGGCATTGTCCAGGGCGGCATGTTCGAAGACCTTCGGAAACAGAGCGCAAAGGATTTGACTTCCCTGGATTTTCCGGGGTATGCTATTGGTGGACTGAGTGTAGGTGAGCCAAAGCATTTGATGTATGAGGTGCTCGACTATACTGTGCCTCTGCTGCCTGCGAACAAGCCACGTTACTTGATGGGGGTAGGTTCACCGGATGCATTGATTGAAGGCTCCATCCGAGGAGTCGATATGTTTGATTGCGTGCTGCCGACGAGGATCGCTCGCAATGGTACAACGATGACGAGTCAAGGCAGATTAGTGGTGCGTAACGCTCAATATGCTAAAGATTTTGGGCCGCTTGATCCGGAGTGCGACTGCTATACTTGCCGGAACTACTCCCGAGCATATTTGCGGCACCTGATCAAGAGTGATGAGACATTCGGTCTTCGGTTGACTACATATCACAACCTGTATTTCTTAATCAATCTGATGCGTCAAGTTCGTCAGGCGATTATGGATGACAGGCTGCTCGACTTCCGGGATGAGTTCTTCGAGCGGTATGGTCTGTTTGGCAACGACAAAGGGTTCTAAGACTACCAAATTTTCATATCGAAAGGGGGATATATATGTTCCACTTTGCAGCAACAGCAGCTCCGGCTGCGGGGAATCCGCTTATTACTTTGGTTGTTCCCTTCGCGATCATGTTTATCGTGTTCTATTTTCTGTTGATTCGACCGCAGAAGAAGAAGCAGCAATCTCGCAACCAAATGCTGAGAGCGCTCCAGAAAGGGGACAAAATCGTCACGATTGGCGGTTTGCACGGTACGATCGTATCACTAACGGATGATACCGTCGTGCTTCTCGTGAATGATGCGACCAAGCTTACGTTTGAACGTAACGCAATTAGCCATAGCGTGAGTGCGGCTGCTTCTTCCGAATCGAAATAAGGGATGGAAGAGGAATCCGAATACAAGAAGAGCCTGATACAGGCTCTTTTTTTGTTTCTGCAATATTACCTTACTTTTTCCTGTGCAAATTAACCCCGAACATGCCACCGAGTGCACCAATTAATACGGCAGGAAGGAGTAAAGTTAAATCGCTTAGTCCCGGAGAGTTGTCTAATGCGAGCAGGCTGATGACTAAAATTAGAATTCCATAGAATAATCCGGTAAGAGAGCCTTGGTACCATCCTTTTTGTCCCGCACGTTTCCCCGAAGTAAATCCTCCAAATAACAGAGCCGCCGCATGAACGGTATAAATAGGCCATGTTAGCTTATGTTCCTCCAGTGAGCCTGATTGAAGCAGAAGGGACAAGACGAGAGCCCCGACCATCATCCATAAGAAAGCGTACCAAATGCCGGAAAGAGTAGGGTGAGAAAGCCGAATTGATGCCAAACGCCGGAAGAAATCCATCACATGTTCCTCCTATATCATTTAATATCACCATTGTATGGTCAAGCCCGTAGGATTAGTACAGGAATTGCTATTGTCCAAAGTAATGTTGCTCACAGCGGATTAATGTTAAAAATAACCGTGGGTCAAGCCATTTGAGGAGGGTATGGTTATCCGCTCAGAGGGTCAGAATATCTGTACCATGTTTGCACGATATATACCGAATAGGATGGAGGGATCCAAATTGACTGCTCATCTTATTTCACTTGTACTTCGAACGGTGCTCATGTATTTTACGGCATTTGTTGTCATGCGTATTATGGGGAAGAGAGAAATTGGGGAGCTGTCGATCTTCGATTTGGTTATTTCGATTATGATTGCTGAAATTGCAGTGTTTGCTATTGAGGATATGCAGCGGCCCCTGTATGATGGTTTTGTTCCTATGCTTACTTTATTACTCATCCAGATCGCTATCGCCATGGTGTCATTGCGGAGCCGAAAATTACGCTTCTGGTTTGATGGCAAGCCGAGCGTAATTATACAGCAGGGGAAAATTAATCGAAAAGAAATGAAACGGCAGCGATATAATCTTGACGACCTGCTGATGCAATTGCGTGCTAACAATATCGATAATGTAGCCGATGTGGAATTCGCCATACTGGAGACCAGCGGTCAACTAAGCGTTATTCCTAAAAACCAGGACAGCGGTGGAGGAAATAGTCAGGATGGCAATTCGCCACAGGACAGCAATGCCTCGGTTATTTCGAAAATTAGATACGAAGAAATCCCATTGTCACTAATCATGGATGGCAAAGTACAAGATTTAAATTTAGAGCAGATTGGAAAAACGAGATTTTGGTTAAAAAATCAAATTCAAGCTAGAGGAGTAAAGGATTTTAAGGAGATATTCTTCTGTTCCGTCGATCATCAAGGCAAGCTGTACATTAATTTAAAACAGGATAAATAGTTAGCGGAACCATCTGCGAAGCAGCGGAATTCGGCGAAGATCGTGAAGGTCGATCAGTCCCATGATTCCCGACAGTGCGATATACAATATCCCTGAGATTACAGTAGCTACGATTAACTGGACTCCAGGCAGAGAACTAATTGTAAGTTCATGGTAAATGTAACCTGCAGCTCCAGCCATAATGATTGTGCCGCAAATGACTTTAAGAATATCCAAAAATGGGATGCGGTAATGCAGCGCTCTAGATACGCTGTAGCCATGCAGAAGAGTCACGATAGCAAAGTTGACAATAATAGCAATAATTGCACCATAAATCCCAAAGCTTGGGTTTGAGGCTAAATAGAAAATGAGTGAAATTTTGATAATTGCTCCGATCAATGTGTTAAGCAGAGCTCTCCCAGGCTTATCCAGCGCTTGCAGAGCGGCCTGCAGAGGCGATTGGGCGTACAGAAACAGAGCGAACGGAGCCATGATTTTAAGCATTCCGGCGATATCCGCATTGTTATAAATTAGCAGGCATAACGGTTCGGCCAGAACATACATGATCGCCGCGAAGGGTCCGCCTGTAACGAGAGCAAGCCGCAGCGATTGATGCAGCCGCAAGTGAATTGTCCGCATATCCCCGCGCGCCTGAGCCTCTGCAAGTGAGGGGACGAGTGAAACGGCAAGCGAGGATGTGAGCGCTCCGGGCAGCAGCAGTAAGGGAATGATCATTCCCTGCAGGGCTCCATACTGGGCCGTGGCAATTGCGGTAGTAATACCGGCGATGGCTAAACTTTGAGCTGTGGTGATCGATTCCATCAAATAAGAAAGCGATCCGACGAGCCGTCCTCCTGTAACCGGAATAGCTATTCGGAGAATATGCTTTAGGTTGGAGACAAAACCTTTACTTGAACTTAATTCTTGATCCGTGTTCATCGTCTCGTTCCCTTGCGGGTCTAGAAGTGGATTTCTTGCTTCACTATGTTTAGAGCGCCAATAATGCCATAAGATCACCACCATTCCGACTACCTCGCCAGCAGCCACTCCGAGCATGGCCCCCGCAGCTCCGTAAGCAACGCCCATAGGAAACATCAAATAAGAGAACCATAGCACACATACGATTCGGGCCAACGTTTCCAGGATTGATGATGAAGCCGAGGGAATCATATTCTGTTTACCTTGAAAATATCCACGAAATACAGAGGAGACAGCAACGAGTACGATCATCGGGCTCATGGCGATGAAGGGATGATATACCCGGGAATCCGGCAGGACATGCGAGCTAATCCACGACGCGCCGAGGAGACTAGCGAACGTAAAAATGAATCCTGCGCCGGTTGTAAATATTAGGCTCGTCCGAAGTATTTCTGCTGACCGTCCGGGCTGGCCGGAGGATTCTGCCTCCGCGATTAGCTTGGCGACGGCGAGCGGAATGCCACCGGTAATAATCGTTACAAGGACGATAAAGAAAGGGTACCCGAGCTGATAGAGGCCGACCCCTTCAGCACCGATAATTCGGGGAAGAAGGATACGGGGGATAAAGCCAAGAAGGCGATTAATAATGCCAGCAGCGAGCAGGATCATCGTCCCATGGATAAAGGTCTGTTTGTTCAAAATGATTCCCTCTTTCCCGGAATAAGCATTTTACTTAGACAACTTGTCTGATATATTTATGGATATGCTGTACCTGTCCGAATTCATACCTGCTAGTTTTTCAGCAGCATCAGACGAGCAGAAGCAGGAATTATGAGATCAGAGTAGAAATATTTAAAGACAGCTTAGCTCGCAGGAAAGGGGCATCATGACATGGATTCACAGGAATTCGCTGAGAAGCAGTTGAACGAAACGATTGAAACTCTATGCCGCAGCAAAGTGGAGGAATTTCGACTTATCGGTTATGAACATGTAACCGTATCGGAAATATGGGACTGTGTCAGTCATAAATATGAGAAAGAAGGTTATCCGGAGCTTCATCAATTGGTCAACGATATCCTTTCATTGAAATCTACCCAGTTTATGAATTACATGACGTTATCCGCATATCGTGGATCCCGTTTCTGAGGAAATCGGGATCTTTTTTTGCCTACAAATAGAGCGCACTAAAGAAAACGACAATATTTGATAAATTGACGCTCTTTTCCTGCATCGCTATAATAGGAATATTGAGAATTTGAAAGGGGAACGAGGTACGGGATGAAAAGACTCATCGCATTCATAACCGTCGTGGCCGTTACAACTGGAATTATGGCTTGGACAAGCCCGGGTCTGCTTCGAGATGTGCATCTCGGCTTGGATCTGAAGGGTGGATTTGAGATTCTTTACGAAGCCGAGCCTTTTGATAGCGGGGCTAAGGTAACGAGGGAATCACTGATTAAAACGGCTCAAAGCCTGGAGAAGCGCGCTAACCAGCTTGGTACAAGCGAGCCGGAAGTAACGACAGAAGGAACGAATCGGATT comes from the Paenibacillus lentus genome and includes:
- the spoVB gene encoding stage V sporulation protein B gives rise to the protein MNKQTFIHGTMILLAAGIINRLLGFIPRILLPRIIGAEGVGLYQLGYPFFIVLVTIITGGIPLAVAKLIAEAESSGQPGRSAEILRTSLIFTTGAGFIFTFASLLGASWISSHVLPDSRVYHPFIAMSPMIVLVAVSSVFRGYFQGKQNMIPSASSSILETLARIVCVLWFSYLMFPMGVAYGAAGAMLGVAAGEVVGMVVILWHYWRSKHSEARNPLLDPQGNETMNTDQELSSSKGFVSNLKHILRIAIPVTGGRLVGSLSYLMESITTAQSLAIAGITTAIATAQYGALQGMIIPLLLLPGALTSSLAVSLVPSLAEAQARGDMRTIHLRLHQSLRLALVTGGPFAAIMYVLAEPLCLLIYNNADIAGMLKIMAPFALFLYAQSPLQAALQALDKPGRALLNTLIGAIIKISLIFYLASNPSFGIYGAIIAIIVNFAIVTLLHGYSVSRALHYRIPFLDILKVICGTIIMAGAAGYIYHELTISSLPGVQLIVATVISGILYIALSGIMGLIDLHDLRRIPLLRRWFR
- a CDS encoding DUF421 domain-containing protein — protein: MTAHLISLVLRTVLMYFTAFVVMRIMGKREIGELSIFDLVISIMIAEIAVFAIEDMQRPLYDGFVPMLTLLLIQIAIAMVSLRSRKLRFWFDGKPSVIIQQGKINRKEMKRQRYNLDDLLMQLRANNIDNVADVEFAILETSGQLSVIPKNQDSGGGNSQDGNSPQDSNASVISKIRYEEIPLSLIMDGKVQDLNLEQIGKTRFWLKNQIQARGVKDFKEIFFCSVDHQGKLYINLKQDK
- a CDS encoding post-transcriptional regulator codes for the protein MDSQEFAEKQLNETIETLCRSKVEEFRLIGYEHVTVSEIWDCVSHKYEKEGYPELHQLVNDILSLKSTQFMNYMTLSAYRGSRF